In the genome of Streptomyces lydicus, the window AGATCGGCCCGGCGGAGAGCACCGACCGCTTCACGGTCGTGCGGACCGTGGCCGTCAACTTCCTCTTCGCGCTCGTCGCGCTCACCAAGGGCAAGGGCCGGATCGCGGTCATCGGGGTCTTCGTGCCGTTCGTCGCGCTCTTCGGCGCGATCCGGCTGGCCCGCCCCAACTCGCCCTGGGCCAGGCGCTTCTACCGCCGCCGCCCGAAGGCGCGGGCCCGTGCCCGGGTCCGCGCCTACCGTCACGACCGCCGCTGGTCGGCCCTGCGCCGCAAGGTCGAGCACATCATCGGGGGTGCTCCCAGCCGCTGACCCGCGGTACGTCCACCGGCGCGCGCAGCCGCCCCAGCTCCCACAGCGCGCACACTACGAGCACCGCCAGCACCGCCGCGACATGCTCCTTGCCCGCCAGGTTGTTCTTGATGGACACCACCTCGACGACCATCGCCACGGCGACCGCGGCACAGGTGAACCACGCGCGGTAGCGCCAGCACACGAACACCGCCAGCCCCACCACGGCCGCCGACGGCCCGGTGTCGACGACGTACTTGTCCGAGTCGGGCAGCCCGAGCGGGCTCACCGGGCCGATCCAGATGCCGATCCGCGCGTACATCGTCCCGGCGAGCGTGGCGACATAGGCGATCAGCAGGGTCTGCCGCCGGCCCACACAGATCTCCGCGATCCCGAAGACCACCAGGATCTGCACCAGCGCCCCCCACACCGGAAGGTCCAGTGCCGGGACGAACAGCGACAGGGGGGTGCGCAGCAACGCCAGCCACAGGTGCTCCCAGGCCTGTACGGAGCCGGTGTTCTGGACCGCCTGATAGCCCCAGGCCTGGTTCTGCACGAAGTGGAGGACCAGGGTCAGGCACACCGCGGTGAGCGTCAGCGGAATGGCCCGCAGCTTCGCCGTGACCAGCGAGGACCGTACCGTCCGCAGGAGCGGGCCCCACTCGCGCAGCGCGGCGCGGACCGGGGCGGACAGCTCCCGCCGCCCCGGAGCGGGGCCGTCCCGCCGCCCGGGCACCGGCCCCTGCCGCCGCCCCGGCACCGGCCCTTCCTGCGGCCCCGCACCGGCCGCGCTCATCGCGCGTGTTCCAGGTGCGTGCGGTTCAGCCACTTGGGCAGGCCGGGTGCTTCCAGAAAGCCTTCCGCGCGGCCGGCGGCGATTCCGATCCGCAGCAGATCGGTGCTCTTTTCGAAGAGCATGTACCGCGGCTCCCAGATCGGCCGGTATTTCGCATTGGCGCGATAGAGCGATTCGATCTGCCACCACCGGGAGAAGAAGCTGAGCAGCGAGCGCCACAGGCGCAGCACCGGGCCCGCGCCGAGTCGCGATCCACGTTCGAAGACGGAACGGAACATCGCGAAGTTCAGCGAGAGTTGGGTGACCTCCACCTCTTTCGCCCGCTGGATCAACTCCAGCACCATGAACTCCATCAGACCGTTCTCGGAGTTCCGGTCCCGCCGCATCAGATCCAGCGAAAGGCCTTTTTCGCCCCAGGGCACAAAGCTGAGCAGCGCCCGCAGCTCGCCCGCTTCCTCCCCCGCGCCGCCGTCGCGGCATTCGAGCATCACACAGCGCCCGTCGCCCGGGTCGCCGAGCCGGCCCAGCGCCATCGAGAAACCGCGCTCGGTCTCCCCGTCGCGCCAGTCGTCGGCCAGCCGCAGCAGCTCGGCCATCTCCGCTGCCGGGATGTCCTCGTGACGCCGGATACGGACGGTGTAGCCGGCCCGCTCGACGCGGTGGTAGGCCTGCCGTACGGTCCGCATCGCGCGGCCGCCGAGGGTGAACTCCGCGGTGTCCACGATCGCTTCGTCGCCCAGCTCCAGCGCGTCCAGACCGTGCCGGGCGTAGATCGTGCCGCCCTCCTCGCTCGCGCCCATCACCGCGGGCGCCCAGCCGTGCTCCCGCGCCTCGGCCAGCCACACCTCGATCGCCCCCGGCCAGGCCTCGGGATCCCCCAGCGGATCGCCGGAGGCCAGCGACACCCCGCCCACCACGCGGTAGGTGACCGCCGCCTTGCCGCTGGGGGAGAACAGCACGCTCTTGTCGCGGCGCAGCGCGAAGTAGCCCAGCGAGTCACGGTCGCCGTGCCGCGCCAGCAGCGCGCGCAGCCGCTCCTCGTCGTCCGCGCCGATCGCCTCGGTGCTGCGGACGGACCGGAACGCCGCCCACAGGACCGCGACCAGCAGCAGCGTGCTGAGCACATTGATCGTGACGTTGACCCAGTTCGGGGTGGCGATCTCCGGGAAGGCGCGGTCGTCGGCGGCCAGCGACACCAGCCGCATCAGGCCGTAGCGCCAGCGCTGCACGAACGTCGAGGCGCCGTCCCCCGCGGCGTTGGTGACGGTCACCAGCAGTGCGGCCAGCAGCGAGGCGATCAGCAGACCGCCGGCCGCGACCGTCGCCGCCAGTTTCGGGTTCGCGCGGTCGCCTTTGGCGGAGAACTCGCGGCGCCCCACCACCAGCGCCGCGGCGAACAGCACGGTCACTCCCAGGGACACCCAGTTCTGCGCATGCCCGCGGAACTCCGGGGCCGCGACCATCCCGTATCCGAAGAGCAGCGCCAGAAGTCCGGACAGCACCAGATTCAAAATCCAGGCCGCCCGCTTGCCCCGCCGCAGGGTCACCGACAAGAAGAGCGAGAAGGCACCGGAGGCGAACCCCGCCGTCAGCAGATACGGAGTAAAGAATTCCGCGATGTTGTGCCGGCGGATGTCATTGCCGAACGACACCCATACCGCGCTCAGCAGATTGATGAAGGTGACCGTGCGCAGATACCAGATGCCGAATGCGGCACCACGCTGTGACCACGTGCCGCGAGGGCGGTCTTCGTCCGGACTCAAGCGATGTCTCCCATAAAACGTGTAAAGCGCGATCTTATGGGGAGCCGCCGGTGGTCCGGTACGGGCATCACGTGGTGAGCGCCCGGGCCGGGCGCTCGTCCGCTCGCTTCCTGCGGCGGCCGGCCGGGGTGGGCCGGCGCCGGGTCAGTCGCGTACGGGCAGCTCTGCCGCCAGGGCCGCCGCCGCCCGTACCAATGGCAGGGCCAGCAGCGCCCCGGTCCCCTCTCCAGCAGTGACGCCGTGGTCGAGCAGAGGGTTGAGCGCGATCCGGTCCAGCGCCTTCGCCTGGGCCGGCTCCCCGCTCGCCTGCCCGGCCAGCCACCAGTCCGGCGCCCGGAACGCCACCCGCTGCGCCACCAGCGCACAGGCCGCCGAGACCACCCCGTCCAGGATCACCGGAGTCCGGCGCACCGCGCTCTGCAGCAGGAAGCCGGTCATCGCGGTCAGATCCGCGCCGCCGACCGTGGCCAGCAGCTCCAGCTGGTCGCCGAGCACCGGACGGGCCCGCCGCAGCGCGTCGCGGATCGCCGCGCACTTGCGCATCCAGGCCAGATCGTCGATGGGGGAGCCGCCCCGCCCGGTGACCACCGAGGCGTCCGTGCCGCACAGCGCGGCGATCAGTGTGCTCGCCGCGGTCGTCCCGCCGACGCTCAGATCGCCCAGCACCACCAGATCGGTGCCCGCGTCCGCCTCCTCGTCCGCGACGGCCATCCCGGCCCGGAACGCCGCCTCGGCCTCCCCGGCCGTCAGCGCGTCCTCGATGTCGATCCGCCCCGAACCGCGCCGCACCCGGTGCCGGGTGACGTCCTCGGGCAGCTCCTGCGGGTCGCAGTCCACCGCCAGATCCACCACCCGCAGCTGCGCCCCGGCGCCCCGGGCCAGCACCGCGGCCGGGCTCGACCCGTCCAGCACGGCCCGTACGAGATCCCTGGTGCCGCCGGCCGGCCGGGCCGACACGCCCAGCTCGGCCACCCCGTGATCGCCCGCGAACAGCAGCACCCGCGGCCGCTCGACGGGCCGCACCGGCACCTGCTGCTGCGCGGCGGCCAGCCACTCGCCCAGCTCGTCCAGGCGGCCGAGCGCACCCGGCGGCACGGCCAGCCGGGCCCGCCGCTCCTCGGCATCACGGCGTGCACCGCCGTCGGGGCGCTCGATCAGGTGGGCGAAGTCGTCGAGGTTCAAGGCGCTCATTGGGCGCAGATTACCGTCAACTCACCGCTGACGAAGCGCACCGGGGGGAACGGCCCGAGGGGAACCGGCCGCGGCGAACCGGACCTCGCACACCAGCGGTGCCCACTCGCGCAGCACCGGGACGCGCCGCCCGCGCCACACCAGCCGGGACCACAGGCCGCCCGCCGCCGCGCCGCCCGGTACGGCCGGCTCCGGGCCGATTTCGCGCACCGCGACGATGCCCGGGTGCAGGCAGGCCACCCGCGGCAGCTGGGCACGGTCCAGCCCCCAGCACGGGGCGGTCCGCCGGCCGCCGGCCGCGGCGGTCCGCATCGCCAGCGCGGTCGCCCGCCCTGGCAGCGCGTCAAAGAGCAGCACCCCGCCGGGAAACCGCTCCGCACACGCCGCCAGCAGCGCGCGCACCGCGGGCGGCGGCAGCCGCATCAGCACCCCGGGAGCCGTGACGACGACCCCGCGCCACGGCTCCGGCACCGCGTCCAGCCAGGCGTGATCGGTCACCGCGCGGGCCACGGTCCGCCGCCGGGCGCCGTCCGGGAGCAGCATCCGGCGGGCCGCCGCGGTCTTCGGGGGCGCCACCGTCAGCCAGGTCAGCCGCCCGTTGTCCAGCCGCCAGAAACCGGTGCCCAGCCCCTCGCCGAGCGCGACCACCGTCGCCTCCGGATGCCGCTCCAGATAGGCGCGCACGGCCGCGTCGAACAGCCGCCCGCGCCCCCGGGGCTCCCGGACGGCCCCCGCGGCCCACCCGGCCGGCGCTTCGGATTCGGTCCGCTCGGATTCGGTCACGGGTCAAGAGCACCCGCCGCCGCGCCCCCGGGCAAGCGGACACGGGCCGTGCCGGGCCCGTGTCATCCACGCAGCGCAAGCGCCTGCCCCGCGACGACCAGCAGCACCTGCTCGCACTCCGCGGCGAACGCGGCGTTCAGCCGCCCCAGTTCGTCACGGAACCGGCGGCCCGCCGACGTCGCCGGGACGACCCCGGACCCGACCTCGTTGCTCACCGCCACCACCGGCCTGCGCGTCTCGCGCAGCGCCGCCACCAGCGCATCGGTCCGCTTCCGCAGCGCCTCCCGGCCGCCGGCCTCCCAGGTCGCGTCGTCCCACGCCCCGACGTCGTCCATGACATGCGTCAGCCACAGCGCCAGACAGTCGATCAGCAGCGGCGAGGTCCCGGCCGGGCGGCCGGTACCGGGGCCGGGGCCCGCACCGGGCCCGCCGGCTTCCGTGTCCGGCCCGGCATCTTCCCGGCCCAACCCCCTGGCCTCCGCTCCCGCCCCGACGGCATCCGGGTCCGGCCCGGCCCCCAGCAGCGGCAGCAGATCGCAGGTCTCGACGGTGCGCCAGCTGCCGGGGCGCCGCTCGCGGTGCAGCGAGACCCGCTGTGCCCAGTCCTGGTCGCCGTCCCGGGTCCCCCCGGTGGCCACGTACACCACGTCGGGGAAGGCCGCGAGCCGCCGCTCCGCCTCCACCGACTTGCCGCTGCGCGCCCCGCCCAGCACCAGGGTCCGCCGCGGCAGATCCGGCACCGCGTGAAACTCGCCGACCACCAGCGTGCTGCCGTCCGCCACCGCGCGGGCCCCCACCGCCGCCAGCCTGCGGTGCAGTTCGGGCCCCGGCGGCACACCGTGGTCGAGGTGCACCGCGACCACGTCCGTCGCCGCGTCGACCGCGCCGCTCGCCCGCAGCCTGGCCAGCGCATCGGGCCGCTTCACCACGTCGAGCAGCACCAGGTCGTAGGGGCCGGTGCCGCCGGGGCCCGCCTCACCGCCGCCCGCCGCCCGGCCGTTCCCGTTGCCCAGTCCGGCCGGCGCCGCGCCCGGCGGCAGATACAACAGCCGCTCGCCGTCCGCGCCGGAGATCTCATAGCCGGTGCCGGGGATGTCCACCGCGACGGCGCGCACCCGGTGCCCGTCGAGCAGCGCCAGCTCCCGCCCGTCCGCGACCCGGCCCGGCTGCGGCAGCCCGGCGGGCACCTCCAGCGCCGGGCCGTCGTGCGGATGGGAGAGCAGCACCTGCCGTACGCCCGCCAGGGACTGCCCGGCACGGGCGGCCGCGAAGGCCGGGCCCGGCGTGAGGTCGATCATCAGCGCGCCGTCGACGAGCAGCGCGGTCGCCGCCCGCGCCTCGTCGCCGACGGCGTTCGCACAGGCGGCACACGGGCAGCCGGGGCGCGGCAGCCCCTGCGGGGCCCCGGTGCCAAGGAGAGTCACATCCACAC includes:
- a CDS encoding bifunctional adenosylcobinamide kinase/adenosylcobinamide-phosphate guanylyltransferase, which produces MDVTLLGTGAPQGLPRPGCPCAACANAVGDEARAATALLVDGALMIDLTPGPAFAAARAGQSLAGVRQVLLSHPHDGPALEVPAGLPQPGRVADGRELALLDGHRVRAVAVDIPGTGYEISGADGERLLYLPPGAAPAGLGNGNGRAAGGGEAGPGGTGPYDLVLLDVVKRPDALARLRASGAVDAATDVVAVHLDHGVPPGPELHRRLAAVGARAVADGSTLVVGEFHAVPDLPRRTLVLGGARSGKSVEAERRLAAFPDVVYVATGGTRDGDQDWAQRVSLHRERRPGSWRTVETCDLLPLLGAGPDPDAVGAGAEARGLGREDAGPDTEAGGPGAGPGPGTGRPAGTSPLLIDCLALWLTHVMDDVGAWDDATWEAGGREALRKRTDALVAALRETRRPVVAVSNEVGSGVVPATSAGRRFRDELGRLNAAFAAECEQVLLVVAGQALALRG
- the cobT gene encoding nicotinate-nucleotide--dimethylbenzimidazole phosphoribosyltransferase is translated as MSALNLDDFAHLIERPDGGARRDAEERRARLAVPPGALGRLDELGEWLAAAQQQVPVRPVERPRVLLFAGDHGVAELGVSARPAGGTRDLVRAVLDGSSPAAVLARGAGAQLRVVDLAVDCDPQELPEDVTRHRVRRGSGRIDIEDALTAGEAEAAFRAGMAVADEEADAGTDLVVLGDLSVGGTTAASTLIAALCGTDASVVTGRGGSPIDDLAWMRKCAAIRDALRRARPVLGDQLELLATVGGADLTAMTGFLLQSAVRRTPVILDGVVSAACALVAQRVAFRAPDWWLAGQASGEPAQAKALDRIALNPLLDHGVTAGEGTGALLALPLVRAAAALAAELPVRD
- a CDS encoding phosphatidylglycerol lysyltransferase domain-containing protein, giving the protein MSPDEDRPRGTWSQRGAAFGIWYLRTVTFINLLSAVWVSFGNDIRRHNIAEFFTPYLLTAGFASGAFSLFLSVTLRRGKRAAWILNLVLSGLLALLFGYGMVAAPEFRGHAQNWVSLGVTVLFAAALVVGRREFSAKGDRANPKLAATVAAGGLLIASLLAALLVTVTNAAGDGASTFVQRWRYGLMRLVSLAADDRAFPEIATPNWVNVTINVLSTLLLVAVLWAAFRSVRSTEAIGADDEERLRALLARHGDRDSLGYFALRRDKSVLFSPSGKAAVTYRVVGGVSLASGDPLGDPEAWPGAIEVWLAEAREHGWAPAVMGASEEGGTIYARHGLDALELGDEAIVDTAEFTLGGRAMRTVRQAYHRVERAGYTVRIRRHEDIPAAEMAELLRLADDWRDGETERGFSMALGRLGDPGDGRCVMLECRDGGAGEEAGELRALLSFVPWGEKGLSLDLMRRDRNSENGLMEFMVLELIQRAKEVEVTQLSLNFAMFRSVFERGSRLGAGPVLRLWRSLLSFFSRWWQIESLYRANAKYRPIWEPRYMLFEKSTDLLRIGIAAGRAEGFLEAPGLPKWLNRTHLEHAR
- a CDS encoding class I SAM-dependent methyltransferase yields the protein MTESERTESEAPAGWAAGAVREPRGRGRLFDAAVRAYLERHPEATVVALGEGLGTGFWRLDNGRLTWLTVAPPKTAAARRMLLPDGARRRTVARAVTDHAWLDAVPEPWRGVVVTAPGVLMRLPPPAVRALLAACAERFPGGVLLFDALPGRATALAMRTAAAGGRRTAPCWGLDRAQLPRVACLHPGIVAVREIGPEPAVPGGAAAGGLWSRLVWRGRRVPVLREWAPLVCEVRFAAAGSPRAVPPGALRQR